AGCACGTGCACGCGGGATAAACTATCTGGCGGAGATATTTTTTTTGGGGGTGGTGGGGGGGCGCAACCGAGATCACACGATAATCCCCCGGAATTTCTCCCAAAATGACAGTGAAGTCGCTCCTAACCTCCCGTTCCCGTCCTACGCTTTCCCGTTCCCGTCCTACCAACCCCCCACGGACCCCAGAGGGAGGCGGGCCGGCAGCCTCCCTGCTATAAGCAACAGCCAAGAGCAgcaggcagcggcagcagccgcCCAAGGCGAGCGAAGGAAGCCAGCCGACGCCACCGCCCCCCGCTCCCTCTCCgttcctccccctccccgtcccccCTCGCTCGCCTCCCCGatccgcgccgcctcgccggccacctccgccccgcCGACCCGGACCCAGCGGCTGGTCGGTGCGGGAATGCGGGTCccccgcgcggcgccgcgggggAGCGACTGATTCATTGGTTGATTCGGCGGTGGTCCCCGCGATGGGTTGCTTCCCGTGCTTCGGCTCGGGGCGGGAGGACGACGAGCTCGGGTACtacggcggcaatggcggtgcCGCCGggtgggcggccgcggccgcgtcctcgtccgctgcggctgcggctgctgctgctgtcgggggcggcgcggaggcggccgtggcggctCCACCGCGCGCCGAGAGGTCCCCCACAGGTGCGTGCTGCGTTCGCgcgtctccctccctctccctctccctcttggATCGGTCGCTGGGTTTGTTGGTGGGATCGGGGAATCGGATCCGTGCGAGGGGCTTGATGCTCGGGTTAGTCTCCTCGTGTTTGTGGTGGTTGAGTCAGTCGCTCGGTTGTTGGTGCGAACGGACCGGGCCGATCCTTGTGGGTGTGGATGTGATTGCGGGAAATGACAGGAGCGATGTGCGATGCAGCGTATCCTTGGGATCTTTCGGTATTCGAAGGGGAGAAGGGTACCGACTTGTATTGCCGAATTCAGAAACTCTACCTCATGATAACCCGTTGATTAGAAGCAGggctattgtttttttttaagtgaTGATTGGTATACTGGCTTTGCTTGCGTATGACCGTGTCTTTGGTATACTGGCAATGCATATGTGCAGGGTCCAACAAGTCGAAGGCCAAGGGCAATGGCTCGAAGAAGGAGCTCGCGGTTCTCAAGGACGCCAACGGCAATGTCATCTCTGCGCAGACCTTCACCTTCCGCCAGCTTGCGGCCGCGACGAAGAACTTCAGGGATGAATGCTTCATTGGGGAGGGAGGCTTTGGGCGCGTCTACAAGGGCCGCCTCGACGGCACGGGCCAGGTGATGTGCGCTTTGTCGGCAAAGCAGGCTTTCGACTTTTCTTGTTTCTTGCTGTTGGGCTAGTACAAAAGTGGCTCGGCTGTACCAATGGCACCATTGATTTGTCTAGGACATTCAAGAAAAAGCAGTGTTTGCACATGAGTGGTGGATGCCCACTGGCACGGAAAAATCCATGTTCACTTGTAGCTGATCCAACTTATACTTGGTTGATAATTGAGGGCAGTGTGCACTGTTCTGTAGGTCCCCTTTTAATTTCACTAGATGAATGAtatgaaacaaacaaacaaagaagTGATCCATGTCATTTGATTTGTATGCAACTACTTGAAGCCCTGATATTTGGTATAAGGCACGGCATTTGTATTTTGCTGAAATGCTGATGCATCTGTTACAGGTTGTTGCTATCAAACAGCTCAATAGGGATGGTAATCAAGGAAACAAAGAATTTCTAGTGGAAGTTCTCATGCTCAGTTTGCTTCATCATCAAAACCTTGTCAATTTGGTTGGTTATTGTGCCGATGGAGATCAACGCCTTCTCGTGTATGAGTACATGCCACTTGGATCATTGGAAGACCATCTGCATGGTAAGACTGTTCTGTATATTTGTCTCTGCATATTAGTTCCTGTTAAGTTTCCTGTTGATGTTTATTTGCTGGTACTGTGGCACTCAGTGCATGATAGTACTTGTTTTTCACATGCTTGCCAGAGTACATGCTGTCAATCTGCCATGCTGTCTGCCCCCATCTAGCTGCCAATGCGTTTCATTTTGTCCATGTGCATTAACGCATATTTCCATGATTTGGAGACACTTTTCTCTCCCATGTCCTTTTGTCCCGCAGCAGTACATATGTGCACAGTAACCAATGGGTTTTTCCAATAGTCAATCATGGTTCTGCCTTTCTACTTTCTCAGCATTGCCTACTTAAAGTATGATGGACTTTTTCATAATTGCATCTGATTCTGGGCACAGTACAATTAAGTGTAGTTTACACCAAGCATTCGACATATGACTTTACTTTACTACACTGGGGAAATCTCTATACAGAGTAATAAAACAGCTACGTCTATTTTTGTGTGGAATTTATGTACAGATTTTGAGTTGAAACTCACTTATATGATTATACTATTGGTGGCACATCCTTATTGTTCATGTGACTGAAAATGTGTGTTATAAAATGATCTTTGCATAGGTTCATTTTTTGTTGCTAAGATATAGCCTATTTGATTTCTCCACTTTTTAATTCCTTGGAATGGAATACAAATGCTGTAATGTAACAATTATGCTATAATTAATTATTCGAATAAAAGGATCATGTATTTACTGCATCGACAAACATAATGTGCCTTTTGTGACATATGAATAATCCATTTCATATCAGTGATTGGAACCTAGCAAAGAAATAGACTGCTGACACAAGTAGTATCCCAATTTAATATTTCTCCTGAACTTGCTATGCTCTGGCAATTTATTCCTGCAAAAGGCATTTGAACTATATCATGTGACATAGTATAGTGATACAACTGTGCACTTGGAACATTTTCTTTGCAgcattttagcatttttgttATCTCTTTGTGGGTCAATATTGGGAACAGGAACCAATAATCTTCCAATGTTTTAAGTATTATATGAGTACAAATCTGCAGTTTGTAGAAAATCTGCTGAGAATTCATTCATATTATAAGCATCCTTTTAACTTTACTCCAATTAAGTAAGTTTGAATGTCTAGCAATACTATGAGCAGTGGCATATTTTCCATTTCTGAATTAAATTAGCACATAATGCAGATCTCCCTCCTGGCAAGGAGGCCTTGGACTGGAACACTAGGATGAAAATTGCTGCAGGTGCTGCTAAAGGGCTTGAGTACCTCCATGACAAGGCAGACCCACCAGTTATATACAGGGACTTTAAGTCATCAAATATTCTATTGGG
This portion of the Setaria viridis chromosome 7, Setaria_viridis_v4.0, whole genome shotgun sequence genome encodes:
- the LOC117864068 gene encoding probable serine/threonine-protein kinase PBL7, coding for MGCFPCFGSGREDDELGYYGGNGGAAGWAAAAASSSAAAAAAAAVGGGAEAAVAAPPRAERSPTGSNKSKAKGNGSKKELAVLKDANGNVISAQTFTFRQLAAATKNFRDECFIGEGGFGRVYKGRLDGTGQVVAIKQLNRDGNQGNKEFLVEVLMLSLLHHQNLVNLVGYCADGDQRLLVYEYMPLGSLEDHLHDLPPGKEALDWNTRMKIAAGAAKGLEYLHDKADPPVIYRDFKSSNILLGEGFHAKLSDFGLAKLGPVGDKSHVSTRVMGTYGYCAPEYAMTGQLTVKSDVYSFGVVLLELITGRKAIDSTRPAAEQNLVSWARPLFNDRRKLPKMADPGLEGRFPTRGLYQALAVASMCIQSEAASRPLIADVVTALSYLANQIYDPNTASTSKKGGGDQRSRVSDSGRALSRNDDTGSSGHRSPSKDLDDSPRERHATGTAHKGERERMVAEAKMWGENWREKQRAAQGSLDSPTGGG